The Chryseobacterium oranimense genome contains the following window.
TCATCCATTTATCGAAACCTTCAAAATTCCAGATCAATGCGGCATAAGCAATAAGAAGCAAAGGAATAACTGTATAAAATCCCAGGACATTGTGCATATCATAATTGACTCTTTTCCATTTTGCAGATGTTTTGATGAAAAACATTCCTTTCAAAGCCTTCTTATTCATCTTCCGGGGAAACCAGATCACCAGTCCGGAAACCAGCATAATCATTAATATAAGTGTAGAGTATCCTGTAATAGTTTTACCTATCTTTTCTCCCAGTAAAAGTCTGCGGTGAAGGTCCATTACGATCTCAAAAAAATCGTTCTTTGCATTTTCCACTTCAATAATTTTTCCGGTATAAGGGTCTATATAAACCCTGTAATAATGGATATAAGTTCCCCAGTAAGTCAAAGCCTGATCGTTCATTTTCAGGGAACGGAATGCATAGCTTCTTGTAGGATCGGAGGAAATTTCTACCCTGCTCACTTTCAGGCTATCCGGCAATGCCTGTTCTGCTTTTGATTTAAGAACAGAAAATGGAAGCTTTTCCTTTTTAACGGTTTTAACAAAATATTTTTCCGGGCTTATGGCATGCTTCAATTCTTTTTCAAAAGCGAGAATACATCCTGTCACTGCCATTATTACAACTATAAGCCCGGATGTGAGTCCGAGCCATAGATGTAATTGATATGCTATCTTTCTTAGTGTAGAATTCATATTAAAATTTAAGAGTTACCTCCGCAACAAAGTTACGGGGCATCTGGGCAACTATTACCCCTTGTCCTGCGAAATACTGTACATTTCCTAAATTGTTCATTTTAAATCCTAATCTGTATCGTTCTTTTTCAAGAGATAAGGAAGCATTTACTAAGGTATAGGCCGGGAATGTAAACTGTCCTGTAGTCACATTATCTACTGTAATCTGCTCACCCACACGGTTCACCCCAAAACCTACTCCAAGACCAGAAAGTCCCTTGATCGGCAATATGTAGCTCACCCATGAATTAAATACATTGGCAGGACCTGAAGATGACGGACGGCGGCCTTCTACGTTAGCAGCAGCTCTTACAAATTTACTGTCGTTATAAGAATATCCTGCCATAATGTTCAGACCCTGGATCGGGTTAAGAATGGTTTCAATTTCTATCCCTTTACTTCTCTGTTCTCCGTCCTGGATGGTCACATTATAGTTTTTTCCGTCACGAACAATTGTTTCAATTCTCAACATATTATCGACCAGAATATCATAATATCCAACGGTGAAATTCACCCTGTTTCTCCAAAGATTTCCTTTGAATCCTGCTTCCCACTGATTGGATCTCTGCGGCTTGAAATCTCCGCTGTAGTCTGCAAGCGGCTGCGCAACAGGAACTACATTACTGAAACCATTCATATAGTTGGCATAGGCTGACAAATGGTCTTTAAGAATCTGATAGGATAAACCGAATTTCGGAGACAGTGCATTCTGATTGAATGTTCCTGTATTGATATTGGTATTCAGATCAAGCTGTCCCTTACTTTCATAATGGTCAAAACGTAAACTCAGCAACGCAATCAAACGGTCTGTAATATAAACTGCATCTGAAACATAAGCGCCATACATATTGCTAGATGCAGTATTTCTCACTAAAGCTCCTGAAGAGTTCTGAATTTTCTGCAATGCCAAATCTTTAGAAATATTACCGTATGTTCCCGTTACCGGCGCTAATACTGGTGCTGTAGGATTCTTGCCATCAATATAATCAAATACAACAATCGGAGAAAGGTTGTTATTCTGGGATTGGTTTAAATAATCTAA
Protein-coding sequences here:
- a CDS encoding PepSY-associated TM helix domain-containing protein, translated to MNSTLRKIAYQLHLWLGLTSGLIVVIMAVTGCILAFEKELKHAISPEKYFVKTVKKEKLPFSVLKSKAEQALPDSLKVSRVEISSDPTRSYAFRSLKMNDQALTYWGTYIHYYRVYIDPYTGKIIEVENAKNDFFEIVMDLHRRLLLGEKIGKTITGYSTLILMIMLVSGLVIWFPRKMNKKALKGMFFIKTSAKWKRVNYDMHNVLGFYTVIPLLLIAYAALIWNFEGFDKWMKKTLNGKTKTEQKAKSTIPTEESSKSENILDIVGNRVEKSLAGKKSALITFPKTDEGTYYAEVTYGNKQYQNEQFNFDQYSGEILKHQSYKDKNIGYGTALRARNYDLHMGSIFGLTGRILYLFAGMIAASLPITGFIIYLNRKKKKPKKKKAKL